Within Cydia fagiglandana chromosome 1, ilCydFagi1.1, whole genome shotgun sequence, the genomic segment acacatatttaattacacaaacgggtctaccgcgatataatttcattgtttttaccttttttgtttgtcaactttagtaagcgTTTATGAATAGTATATCGCTAACCAACACAATGTCTATTTGTCCGACAGTGCAACAGTTGCTACAAGCCGCTCCTGCACCCACAGCAACGGCTGAACTACTCCGACTACTCTCACCCGGTGACGTGCCCGCACTGCCGCGTCCTCGACACGCATTTCGTCAAGCCGTTGACCTACTGCTTCACAAAACGGGCGTACCCGGTGTTCCAGCAGTGGCCATAACAGACGGCGGTGCCGGGCCACTCACCCGGCACCCCCACTGAAGGCTGGAGCTTGGCGCCGTCGCCGCCGCGGCGCGCCTCGCCGCCCGCGCTGCGCCCCGTCGTCAACACGAGCATGGCCACACGCCCGCCCGAGACCGGCACGCCCGAGGAGCCCGTTGTCACCAAGTACACCGCGCCAACGCTGGCCAGCATCACCGAGTCGCTGTCCCTGCTCGGGCTCAGCCCCGAGACGCTCGCGATGAGCTTCGGCGAGACGCTAGCCGACCGCTACCTGGCCGCGTTGCGCCCCAAGCCTGCGCCGGCGCCCGTGGAGCGGCCGTCGCTCGGCGGCTGCGGCGCCCCCCGCCGCACGCCGCTCGCCGACCCCTCGCAACTCCAACTCTTCTCCAGCGACTTCATCGACTACTTAAACCAGATCGCGTAACTCCTCCGTGTCTGTATAACTCTTTCGTGTTACGGTGTGATCCTCACAGACTCTTCATAACGCGTCTAGTGACAGACGCTAGGAATAATTTCTGTTAAATTAAGTTGGTATTATtggaaataatttatattatatgtcGGTTTAGATCGTactattgattttattttaattttattgtgtacTTTGTTGATTAGATGTTgatttttaacaaaaacaatTAGCAGCGGCACCAGAAATTGcattttttgttttacttttgattgaaattaaaaactcGATTTGGTTTTCTTTCCTTTTAAAGGAACTTAAAGTGAGTGTTTAAATTATTGATTACCTTTTACGACAGTGATACCGACCCTATCTGATAGGGCGATCGAGTGGTGTGTTATTTAGTTCAATTTAGTTTATtagttatgttttattttagaaaaattttaaacctaacTTAAGTGTtatacaataattatttttgtaactAGGTTTATCGCGATCTTTTTATTTCTTCCCACCAGAATGGCTCTTTGTAGAACTTCATCAAGATGCCATGTTAGGTTATGGTcttgaatcatttttaatttctaACATTTTTCACATTACTTTAATCAATATGATAGAGGATTATAACTATAAGTCATTGCTGTGTCACCAATAATATGATTAGCTTGTctatatctattataattattgtatgtacctataaggTTATGTATCGTAATGCAGTTGttttagttgttttttttttcggtgATTAGTGGAGTGCCAGCATCAATATGAACACGAATACCTCTGTGTTGTACCAAGTGAAGCGTCTGTGTCGTGCCATATCACAAGATAAATTGCATTTTATACAATCCAAATTATTGACGTGTCAGCAATCCGCTAATCATTCAGTTTTCTATTTCCACAGACTTTAATTGATAAGAAGACacgttttttatttgttttatgttgAATATGAAAACTTTCATTTTATTTCCGTGGTTAGGTTAAGGGTTTTCTTACAATTATCATGAAtgtctatttaatttataagtgAATAGCGCTTTAAAATTTACTAAGCGTATAAGTGATGTGCACATTTACTCAGTAACTgtttaaagttaatattttagGTAAGGTTTTTATACTTTGATACTTATTACTCGCAAAGTGATTGATTACAAGTGATAAAACGTAGTACTAGTGCGTGTATAGGATAACAAGTGGTGCGGATCAGTAGGCGTAGGGGCTCGCACCGTGTGCGCCACTCCGGCGGGACGGCGGCGGGACCCCCGCTCGACTCGGGCTCGCGTCGACTTGTCTCGGAACACGGAGTGGAACACACTCACTGGGTCAACGTGATATCTGCGAACTCGTTCGCTACATGTTAGGCAATAATTCTAAAAAAGACTTGACACTTTTTATAGGTAAAAATTTTGCATTGACATCTTTAATCGTAACTGCCATTTACATTTTAACTAAACTAATCGCTGTTCATTAAAGTAATTAGTTCAGGTTGTTGTTGCGTAGTAAAGTAGCATCAGTCATCATTATCACGCGCGTTGTCACGCCATCATCCGCATCACTGCACCTCATGAGCGTCATCTTCATCCGGCACGGTTTGAGTGGGGGCGAGCTGAGCAACTATGGCCGCTACGTCCGAGCCGGCCGTCGGCCGACGCTGGCCCGGCGCTTCAACTTAACGACCATACCCATCTTTATTGGCAATACCTACAAATTACTTCTTAAATTACCTAATATTGAATCACATCTATCCATGGGCCATAGTTGCCAGGTCGCCTTGTGTGGTTGTAGTACCTCctaatattttaagattagtGTCCTCCGCTTAATCGTTATCTACTCtaagaatatatattatatctatcTAACTGAAACAGTACTTTATCATAGCACGGTgtattaataatgtaaataacaCCGTTTCGTGTACTATTCGCAGAAGCTTATCGAAAGTTTAATGAAATACATTGTACTATTGCATAATTCTAGAATAGCCGTAAATCGATAGTACATAATTTCAACAATATCAAAGATCCCTAATTATTTTAGCATTCGCGGCGGCGCTGTAATGACGTTTCATAtgttatacaattttaattttatcgaagTTTGCTCGTTCGTATATagaattatatttaaaagttTAATGTGCATTTACTTAATGCGTGTTAATATAATATCGTATccataaaatatttgaaaaattaaggtaaaaaacGAGCTGTTGTTGGTATATTtaggaaaatattaaaaatgataCCAGATCATCTGATGGTGGCCATGTACAAATGAGAAAAGTGAACCGTCATTACAGCGCGCTCTAGTGAAGGCGACACAAAGTATAATATCATATTCTCTAATAGTCAATACAGAGCCATCTACGTAGAAGAATAATCAGACCTCGCTGCGCGGGCGTCGGACCTGCGTCTGGCCCCGCCGGCTTGGATCCCTTTCcggtacaaattcagaatatgCTATTTTGGAGTCATGAGATCCGTTAATATATCATAGTCCTCCGTAAGCAAGGATGtttatttaatagatatttaAAATCTATGTCATTACCTCTCTAGATACTATAATAGTAAAATTATAGTTGTATCAGcgtaacacaaattaaaattcCTTTTTAATAAAGTATTGAAAATcccatattttaaaataaatatagatatGTCTGTACTTTCAGTTATAGAGTACAACACCAAAAAACCGTAATCGAATGTTCAAATCCATATATTATATCATATAAGATATGATCATTTTTCTTAATTGAATGTTTACAAATGTTACATGCGTCTTGACAAGCCAAATAACTACCACTATACCTTTTTTAAGTCTATCTTTTAAAGCTAAGATAGGTACGTACATATACCAAACAAGTCTGTGTTTTTCCCAaccaatttattaaatttcgcGTAGAGTTTGAGAGAATTTGAGAAGTCTTCATTAATAATTTACCAATCATAAATTGAGGCGAATCCAAGGTTAGTATTTGttactattttaaaacaatcCGAGCATTCTTAACAAGATTTGTAATAATCTGGTTTGTCAAGACAAGTTTGTTTTCCgttaaatataaagaaaaaaatgtcaTTATCTGAGTATAATTTGTCGATCCCTTTCTTATAATTATTTCACAAGTACTTCCCGTACGATTTAAATTACTATTGAAGGTTGTGTAGTGTACCCGGACGCAGTAGAAACCCCTCTTTATTACAATCAGAGGTACATAATCGAAAGTGTTTGATTATTCACATTTTAGTCACTTAGTTACTTGTtcagttttaatatatttaattacacaacgTTGCATATTTTCCTAGTTTATTTGCacatatttgttaaattttgtaTCTAATGACAATTTTATTTAGACACGACATTTCTTCATGTTGAATTAAATGTGGTGTAATTTAGTGAATTGCTTAAAAGTACAAAGAAACAATTTGTTACTTTTGCAAAttttataaagtaaatacatattaaagATAAATCTGGACTAGATAATCTTTACGAAATAGTTGCTGTGAATCTTACTGTAACCCGCAATTGTTTCATCGCAAGAGCGTCTAACAGTTAcattcattttaatataaacattttgtttttcgtTGGTTGAAATTTAGGAGCGAAAATTGTTACTTATTATAAAAGCTATAtcatgtattaattttttattactttatcaCTAATATTATCATAcaagtacataattatgtataagtaGTAGATGCGCACTGTAAGTAGGAATCGTCATCGGCATAATATTCGTTGAACTTAACTATCTCTCGCTTCCTAGGTTTAATCTAACCTCGTTTCCTCGTAGTTCTTGTTTAGCTCTTAGGGTTTTCTTTAAAGAAGAACGCGCGAATGGAATGAGTGTATGTGGTCAcatttaacattaattttagtCATCGTCATAATTCTTATATAGTACTTTTTATTGCTAATGCATCCTCGTGCCAAGCGAGTTGTTAGTAAATCGTGTACGTTCTGGTCATAGGTGCTGCGTTCGCGCAGCATTTACGTTTAGCTTTGAACTAACTTAATATCTTTCCGtgatataaataatgtagtttTACGAATCAATGGTATAGGCCAGCCATTTTATCAAGCGAATGTTGGTATAGAATGCATGATCAAATAGGTGTGTATCGGCTGGGATATCAATTGCCAAATGttcataaacaatttaaaactgAAGCACTTAATGAATCCtaatattttcaataacatCAGCGAAATAAAACTATAGATTCAAATATTGTAGGTGTTAGAATCCATCCGCTTTACTTACATATGGTAATATTTTTACACTAACCCATGGAAAGCGCCATAAGATTGGGTCATTACAGTATGGCCCACATCAGGTTGTCGTCAATGTGACATTCAGACCCGGCGACCAATCGACGCTCAAAATCCACTTACCCATTGGCTGACTTTTGTATACGGCTGTTATTGGTTAGTGAAAGATGCAAATCAAAcgtgttaattatattttgatacTCGATGTTTTCTACACTAATGTAGTCGTTCATATTTAACTTTCGTATTTACGTAGTGTAGATAGGTTTCGTCAGACGTCACACTCGATCGCATTTAGAAGATTCGATGGACCATTTAAAAATGTGATTATACCGTTTAGCCTAGTGAACAGACTGTTTATCGCTGACCTTTACAATTAGATTTATAATAGACTGAAGCAACCAACATTAACAGTTTTAATCGAACTTACAAATGCGATATGAGTGAGAAGTGATATTACCGTCGGTAGATTCCTACATATTTCGAAATTTTTGGCTCTTAAAGCCGTCTTCTAAAATCGAGACAGTCGAAATACTCCTAAATGTTAGAGGTAAATACACGTAAGCTTCAGGTTGATCTAAAAAAATGAGAATTTTGTAATGACGATTAAATTGGTGATAATCTTACGAATTGGCTAAAGATAATAATTAAGTTATTGCGTGGCAATTAGATTAACATTTTTACTACGTAAAATGCGCGGGGTGCATCAGGGTATGAGTGTCATAATTTGTAAAAACTGAAAACTTTTGTACTTTGGTAACAGTAACGAATAATTTAGTGGTaacatttttctattaatatgtataatgcttaaaataagcGTCAAataatatacgtttttttactGGAACTGT encodes:
- the LOC134664715 gene encoding uncharacterized protein LOC134664715 produces the protein MATRPPETGTPEEPVVTKYTAPTLASITESLSLLGLSPETLAMSFGETLADRYLAALRPKPAPAPVERPSLGGCGAPRRTPLADPSQLQLFSSDFIDYLNQIA